The following proteins come from a genomic window of Fontisubflavum oceani:
- the ygfZ gene encoding CAF17-like 4Fe-4S cluster assembly/insertion protein YgfZ, translating into MPGEIATDRMVLKIGGADRAHFLHGLVTHDVKPVGGGLVYTALLSPQGKYLADFFLLDQGDHILLDVKAEIAPKLAQRLMMYKLRADVTIEDSGLGVVRGLGAVPDGAWADPRDPALGWRGYGIDGEAPEIDWVAIRVAHVIPETGVELRPEESFILEMGFDRLAGVDHRKGCYVGQEVTARMKHKTELRKGLAQVEIDGAAPVGTEILAEDGRAVGVLHTQSGNKALAYLRFDRAGGPMTAGDAQLTWSGTKG; encoded by the coding sequence ATGCCAGGCGAAATTGCGACGGACCGAATGGTGCTAAAGATCGGTGGCGCGGATCGGGCGCATTTTCTGCACGGGTTGGTCACCCATGATGTGAAACCGGTCGGCGGCGGTTTGGTCTACACCGCGCTCTTAAGCCCTCAAGGGAAGTATCTGGCCGATTTCTTCTTGCTGGATCAGGGCGATCACATCCTCCTGGATGTGAAGGCGGAGATCGCCCCGAAGCTGGCGCAGCGCTTGATGATGTACAAGCTGCGCGCCGATGTGACGATTGAGGATAGCGGTTTGGGCGTCGTGCGCGGCTTGGGCGCAGTACCGGATGGTGCTTGGGCCGACCCGCGCGATCCGGCGCTTGGCTGGCGGGGCTATGGGATCGACGGTGAAGCACCGGAAATCGATTGGGTGGCGATCCGGGTGGCGCATGTGATCCCGGAAACCGGGGTCGAGTTGCGGCCAGAGGAGAGTTTTATCCTGGAAATGGGGTTTGATCGGCTCGCGGGCGTGGATCATCGGAAGGGCTGCTATGTGGGCCAAGAGGTGACGGCGCGGATGAAGCATAAGACGGAGTTGCGCAAAGGTCTGGCTCAGGTTGAGATTGATGGGGCGGCACCGGTTGGCACGGAGATACTGGCCGAGGATGGACGCGCTGTTGGGGTGCTGCACACGCAATCGGGCAACAAAGCGCTGGCCTATCTGCGGTTTGATCGCGCGGGCGGGCCGATGACGGCCGGAGACGCGCAGCTAACCTGGTCCGGCACCAAGGGGTGA
- a CDS encoding methylated-DNA--[protein]-cysteine S-methyltransferase, giving the protein MAAQASVETPVGWLTLTEEDGAITAVNWRAGAGAAETPVLRQAVAEIDAYFAGDLTEFTVPLAAKGSDFQIAVCDAISAIPFGYTRTYGEIAKDLDQSAQSVGQACGGNPIPILIPCHRVMGAKGLTGFSGAGGVETKVALLRHEGAASLLI; this is encoded by the coding sequence ATGGCGGCACAGGCAAGCGTCGAAACCCCCGTCGGTTGGTTAACCCTGACCGAGGAAGATGGCGCGATCACGGCTGTCAATTGGCGGGCAGGGGCGGGGGCGGCAGAAACTCCCGTCCTACGTCAAGCGGTCGCCGAGATTGACGCCTATTTCGCCGGGGACTTGACCGAGTTTACGGTGCCGCTGGCCGCAAAGGGGTCTGACTTTCAAATCGCGGTTTGTGATGCGATTTCGGCCATTCCCTTTGGCTATACGCGAACATATGGCGAGATCGCGAAAGACCTCGATCAATCCGCACAATCCGTTGGCCAAGCCTGCGGCGGCAATCCGATCCCGATCCTCATTCCATGCCACCGGGTGATGGGGGCCAAGGGCCTGACCGGGTTTTCCGGCGCAGGCGGGGTGGAGACCAAGGTTGCGCTACTGCGCCATGAAGGGGCGGCCTCCCTGCTGATCTAA
- a CDS encoding DUF1801 domain-containing protein: MAKAPPTIPEYIAVRPEPVRELLEALQSLLEDTLPEAASGMKWGAPVWFNAEGEPVIYLYGGKARAHLGFVHGAELDDPDELLKGASKTGRHVKLLPSQPLPTPALVALIRQAAN, from the coding sequence ATGGCCAAAGCACCGCCCACAATTCCCGAATATATCGCCGTCAGACCCGAACCGGTTCGGGAGTTGTTGGAGGCGTTGCAATCGCTTCTCGAAGATACGCTTCCAGAGGCCGCTTCCGGCATGAAATGGGGCGCGCCCGTTTGGTTCAATGCAGAGGGGGAGCCCGTCATCTACCTCTATGGCGGCAAAGCCCGCGCACATCTTGGCTTTGTGCATGGTGCCGAGTTGGATGACCCGGACGAATTGCTCAAAGGCGCCAGCAAGACTGGGCGGCATGTGAAACTGCTCCCCAGTCAACCCTTGCCGACACCGGCGCTGGTGGCCTTGATCCGGCAAGCCGCAAACTGA
- the yghU gene encoding glutathione-dependent disulfide-bond oxidoreductase, with amino-acid sequence MTDSYTPPTVWTWEQGNGGEFASINRPIAGPTHDKDLPVGIHPLQLYSLATPNGVKVTVLLEELLAAGHADAEYDAWLINISEGDQFGSGFVDVNPNSKIPALMDRSTTPPTRIFESGAILLYLAEKHGAFVTDAKDRPEMLSWLFWQMGSAPYLGGGFGHFYAYAPEKWQYPVDRFAMETKRQLDVLNRHLADNEWMAGGVYTIADMAIWAWYGQLVLGRLYSAAEFLDVASYTHVVDWAERIDARSAVQRGRMVNRAFGEPEMQLHERHDASDFETKTQDKLDAAE; translated from the coding sequence ATGACTGACAGCTACACCCCGCCCACCGTCTGGACTTGGGAGCAGGGCAATGGGGGTGAATTCGCCTCGATCAACCGGCCCATCGCCGGGCCGACTCATGACAAAGACCTGCCCGTGGGTATACATCCGTTGCAGCTCTACTCCCTGGCGACGCCCAATGGGGTGAAGGTCACGGTTCTACTTGAGGAGCTGTTGGCCGCGGGCCATGCAGATGCCGAATACGATGCTTGGCTGATCAACATCTCCGAGGGCGATCAGTTCGGCAGTGGCTTTGTCGATGTGAACCCCAATTCGAAAATCCCTGCGCTGATGGATCGCTCCACCACGCCGCCGACGCGGATTTTCGAATCCGGTGCGATCCTGCTCTACCTGGCCGAGAAGCATGGGGCCTTCGTGACCGACGCGAAAGATCGGCCCGAGATGCTGTCTTGGCTCTTCTGGCAGATGGGGTCCGCGCCCTATCTGGGCGGCGGGTTTGGCCATTTCTACGCCTATGCGCCCGAGAAATGGCAATACCCGGTCGACCGGTTCGCCATGGAGACCAAGCGCCAGCTCGATGTGCTGAACCGGCATTTGGCGGATAACGAGTGGATGGCCGGCGGGGTCTATACGATTGCCGATATGGCGATCTGGGCCTGGTATGGGCAGTTGGTTCTGGGCCGTCTCTATAGCGCGGCGGAGTTTCTGGATGTGGCCAGCTACACCCATGTGGTGGACTGGGCCGAACGTATCGACGCCCGCTCCGCCGTGCAGCGCGGCCGGATGGTCAACCGCGCCTTCGGTGAGCCCGAGATGCAGCTTCATGAGCGCCATGATGCCAGCGATTTCGAGACCAAGACCCAAGACAAACTGGATGCAGCGGAGTAG
- a CDS encoding pyridoxal-phosphate-dependent aminotransferase family protein, with protein sequence MSLANGRHYLAIPGPSVMPDRVLQAMHRPAPNIYTGELVDMVATIVPDLKAVARTEHNVAMYICNGHGAWEAALTNTLSRGDKILILSTGRFCLGWGEMATALGVEAQVIDFGQTADIDMARVAEALAADKAHEIKAVLAVQVDTSTSVKNDILALRQTLDAADHPALLFSDNIACLGCDAFEMDAWGVDLMVTGSQKGLMTPPGMGFVYYGPKAEAARDRADLVTPYWDWRPRTDPDIFYKYFCGTAPTHHLYGLRVALDMILKEEGLEQVWGRHATLARAIWTAFEAWGQSGAMRLNIAEADKRSNAVTTVNMGGGNGARLRDWMIAEAGVTLGVPLGMDDAPEDYFRIGHMGHVNAQMVLGVLGSLQAGMSALQIAHDPNGLSAAAEVISGAA encoded by the coding sequence ATGAGCCTTGCCAACGGTCGCCACTACCTTGCCATCCCCGGCCCCTCGGTTATGCCTGACCGGGTGCTGCAAGCCATGCACCGCCCCGCGCCGAATATCTACACCGGCGAGTTGGTCGACATGGTGGCCACCATCGTCCCCGATCTGAAAGCCGTCGCGCGGACGGAACATAACGTCGCGATGTATATCTGCAATGGCCATGGAGCCTGGGAAGCGGCGTTGACCAACACGCTCAGCCGCGGTGACAAGATTCTGATCCTGAGCACCGGGCGGTTCTGTCTGGGATGGGGCGAGATGGCGACGGCGCTTGGAGTCGAGGCGCAAGTGATCGATTTCGGTCAGACCGCGGATATCGATATGGCGCGCGTCGCCGAGGCGCTGGCTGCGGATAAAGCCCATGAGATCAAGGCTGTGTTGGCGGTTCAGGTGGACACCTCCACCTCGGTCAAGAACGACATCTTGGCCCTGCGGCAGACGCTTGATGCAGCGGACCACCCGGCGCTGCTGTTTTCCGACAACATCGCCTGTCTCGGTTGTGACGCGTTTGAGATGGATGCCTGGGGCGTCGATCTGATGGTCACCGGCAGTCAGAAAGGCTTGATGACCCCGCCGGGCATGGGCTTTGTCTATTATGGTCCGAAGGCCGAGGCCGCCCGGGACCGCGCCGATCTGGTGACGCCCTATTGGGATTGGCGTCCGCGCACCGATCCAGACATCTTCTATAAGTATTTCTGCGGAACGGCCCCGACGCATCACCTCTATGGGCTGCGCGTGGCGCTGGATATGATCCTAAAGGAAGAGGGGCTGGAGCAGGTTTGGGGTCGCCACGCGACTCTCGCCCGGGCGATCTGGACGGCCTTCGAAGCCTGGGGGCAAAGCGGCGCGATGCGATTGAACATCGCCGAGGCCGACAAACGCAGCAACGCGGTGACCACCGTCAATATGGGCGGCGGCAACGGCGCGCGGCTGCGCGATTGGATGATTGCCGAGGCGGGCGTGACCCTAGGCGTGCCGCTTGGCATGGACGATGCGCCAGAGGATTATTTCCGCATTGGCCATATGGGCCATGTGAATGCGCAGATGGTTCTGGGCGTGTTGGGCAGCCTCCAGGCGGGCATGAGTGCATTGCAAATCGCGCATGACCCCAACGGGTTGAGCGCGGCTGCCGAGGTGATTTCAGGCGCTGCTTAA
- a CDS encoding valine--tRNA ligase — MEKTFNAAEAEARIYAEWEASGAFKAGANASRDETFCIMIPPPNVTGSLHVGHAFNNTLQDILTRWHRMRGFDTLWQPGQDHAGIATQMVVERKLAAEGNATRRDLGREDFLKKVWEWKTESGDTIINQLKRLGASCDWSRNAFTMSGAPNAPDGEQGNFHDAVIKVFVEMYNKGYIYRGKRLVNWDPHFETAISDLEVEQIEKDGYMWRLRYPLEDGESYEHPVEFDADGNVTDTETRDYLTVATTRPETMLGDTGVAVHPDDRRYAHLIGKHVILPITGRRVPIVADSYADPEKGTGAVKITPAHDFNDWDVGQRTGLRVINVMDTKAAMALRGNADFAEGCPEDLIAAAIERLDGADRYEARDAIVTWAEDNGWLDGIDADRHMVPHGDRSKVSVEPFLTDQWFVDTAKIVEPALEAVRNGRTNIMPEQHRKVYFNWLENIQPWTISRQLWWGHQIPVWYAADREAIVANTLEELKRTASVDRRTKDDEKRDKIDAAIAFVEQQLLDIRSGNLGSDALVYCAPNEAEALRLAKERTGCEVFSFENEAEAFAHVASLEPTKRNDIYIYRDPDVLDTWFSSGLWPIGTLGWPEQTPELERYFPTSVLISGFDIIFFWVARMMMMQLAVVDEVPFKDVYVHALVRDEKGRKMSKSIGNVLDPLELIDSYGADALRFTMASMAAMGRDVKLSDDRVAGYRNFGTKLWNAARFAEMNDCKPMDGFDPASVTQTVNKWIVGEIARARVAHDEALTAYRFNDAANGLYATTWGRVCDWYLEFAKPLFASGDEAVIAETRATMAWVIDQCLILLHPVMPFVTEELWGQIAERPKMLIHADWPSYGAELIDEEADREISWVIAMIDEIRSVRMQMHVPAGLKVPLLQAELDARGQAAWNQNAAIIQRIARVDSLTVVDNLPKGAVTVAVEGGVFGLPIADIIDVDEEKARLEKVLGKLAKELGGLRGRLNNPKFAESAPAAVVEETRNNLAVREEEEGKIRDALARLEEIG, encoded by the coding sequence CGGGCGCTTTCAAAGCTGGCGCAAACGCGTCGCGCGACGAGACCTTCTGCATCATGATCCCGCCGCCGAATGTGACCGGCTCGCTGCATGTGGGCCACGCCTTTAACAACACGCTGCAGGACATCCTGACCCGCTGGCACCGGATGCGCGGCTTCGACACGCTCTGGCAACCAGGGCAGGACCATGCAGGCATCGCCACGCAGATGGTCGTTGAGCGCAAACTGGCCGCCGAGGGCAATGCCACCCGCCGCGATCTGGGCCGGGAGGATTTCCTGAAGAAGGTCTGGGAGTGGAAGACCGAAAGCGGCGATACCATCATCAACCAGCTCAAACGCCTCGGTGCCTCCTGCGACTGGTCCCGCAACGCTTTCACCATGTCCGGCGCGCCCAATGCGCCCGACGGCGAGCAGGGCAATTTCCACGATGCGGTCATCAAGGTCTTCGTGGAGATGTATAACAAGGGCTACATCTATCGCGGCAAACGCCTGGTGAACTGGGACCCACATTTTGAAACTGCGATTTCCGACCTCGAAGTGGAGCAAATCGAGAAAGACGGGTATATGTGGCGCCTGCGCTATCCGTTGGAGGATGGCGAGAGCTATGAACACCCGGTGGAATTCGACGCGGACGGCAATGTCACCGACACCGAGACCCGCGATTACCTGACCGTCGCCACGACCCGGCCCGAAACCATGTTGGGCGATACCGGCGTCGCGGTCCATCCCGATGACCGGCGCTATGCCCATCTGATTGGCAAGCACGTGATCCTGCCGATCACCGGGCGGCGCGTGCCTATCGTGGCCGACAGCTATGCCGACCCGGAAAAGGGCACCGGTGCGGTGAAAATCACCCCGGCCCATGATTTCAACGACTGGGATGTGGGCCAACGCACCGGCCTTCGCGTCATCAACGTGATGGACACCAAGGCCGCGATGGCGCTGCGGGGCAATGCCGATTTCGCCGAAGGTTGCCCGGAAGACCTGATCGCGGCCGCCATCGAACGGCTGGACGGAGCCGACCGCTATGAGGCCCGCGATGCGATTGTCACCTGGGCCGAGGACAATGGCTGGCTCGATGGGATCGACGCAGATCGGCACATGGTCCCCCATGGCGACCGCTCCAAGGTTTCGGTCGAACCGTTCCTGACCGATCAATGGTTCGTAGACACCGCCAAGATCGTCGAACCCGCATTGGAGGCGGTTCGCAACGGGCGCACCAACATCATGCCCGAGCAGCACCGGAAGGTGTATTTCAACTGGCTGGAAAACATCCAGCCCTGGACCATTTCACGCCAGCTCTGGTGGGGGCACCAGATTCCGGTTTGGTATGCGGCGGACAGAGAAGCAATTGTCGCAAACACTTTAGAAGAACTAAAAAGAACGGCTTCTGTGGATCGTCGAACCAAAGATGACGAGAAAAGAGATAAAATCGACGCTGCGATTGCTTTTGTTGAGCAGCAGCTTTTGGATATTCGTTCGGGCAACCTCGGCTCAGACGCCCTTGTCTACTGTGCGCCTAACGAGGCAGAAGCCCTACGACTTGCGAAGGAGCGAACTGGCTGCGAAGTGTTTTCGTTTGAGAATGAAGCCGAAGCTTTTGCGCATGTTGCTTCGCTAGAACCAACCAAACGCAATGACATTTACATCTACCGCGATCCCGACGTTCTCGACACCTGGTTCTCGTCGGGCCTCTGGCCCATTGGTACGCTCGGCTGGCCCGAGCAAACCCCTGAACTGGAACGCTATTTCCCAACCTCCGTCCTAATCTCCGGCTTCGACATCATCTTCTTCTGGGTCGCCCGGATGATGATGATGCAGCTTGCCGTAGTCGATGAAGTCCCGTTCAAGGATGTCTATGTTCACGCCCTCGTCCGCGACGAGAAGGGCCGGAAAATGTCGAAGAGCATCGGCAACGTGCTCGACCCGCTGGAACTGATCGACAGCTACGGCGCCGACGCGCTGCGCTTCACCATGGCGTCCATGGCCGCGATGGGGCGGGACGTGAAACTCTCCGATGACCGCGTGGCGGGGTATCGGAATTTCGGCACAAAGCTCTGGAACGCCGCGCGGTTCGCGGAGATGAACGACTGCAAACCGATGGACGGGTTCGACCCCGCCTCTGTGACCCAGACCGTGAACAAATGGATCGTGGGCGAGATCGCGCGCGCCCGCGTCGCCCATGACGAGGCGCTCACCGCTTATCGCTTCAACGACGCCGCCAACGGGCTTTACGCCACCACTTGGGGCCGGGTCTGCGATTGGTATCTGGAATTCGCCAAGCCGCTTTTCGCCTCCGGCGACGAGGCCGTGATCGCCGAAACCCGCGCCACCATGGCCTGGGTGATCGACCAGTGCCTGATCCTGCTCCACCCAGTGATGCCCTTTGTCACCGAAGAGCTTTGGGGGCAGATCGCCGAGCGCCCCAAAATGCTGATCCATGCCGATTGGCCGAGCTATGGCGCGGAACTGATCGACGAAGAGGCCGACCGGGAAATCTCCTGGGTCATTGCCATGATTGACGAAATCCGCTCCGTCCGGATGCAGATGCATGTGCCCGCTGGCCTGAAAGTGCCGCTGTTGCAGGCCGAGTTGGACGCGCGCGGCCAAGCCGCCTGGAACCAGAACGCCGCGATCATTCAGCGGATCGCGCGGGTCGATAGCCTGACCGTTGTCGATAACTTACCGAAGGGTGCCGTGACCGTGGCGGTTGAGGGCGGTGTCTTCGGTCTGCCGATCGCCGATATCATCGACGTGGATGAGGAGAAGGCCCGGCTGGAGAAGGTCTTGGGCAAACTGGCCAAGGAGTTGGGCGGGTTGCGCGGACGGCTCAACAACCCGAAATTCGCCGAAAGCGCGCCTGCCGCCGTGGTGGAGGAAACCCGCAACAATCTCGCCGTCCGCGAGGAGGAAGAGGGCAAAATCCGCGACGCTCTCGCCCGACTCGAAGAGATCGGCTAG
- the ileS gene encoding isoleucine--tRNA ligase produces the protein MCAETTDQNLDYKSTLNLPRTEFPMRAGLPKREPMWLEKWEKIGIYDRLREKQGRKPFTLHDGPPYANGNLHIGHALNKILKDMVVRSQQMMGHDARYIPGWDCHGLPIEWKIEEKYRQKGQDKDSVPVNEFRQECRDFAQGWVDIQREEFKRLGVTGKWENPYLTMDFHAERVIAEEFQKFLMNGTLYQGSKPVMWSPVEKTALAEAEVEYHDHQSHTIWVTFPVLSDTRTDPLVMGDGVTTGRVEPLGDLDGAHVVIWTTTPWTMPQNRAICFGPDISYGLYEVTGRPEECWAQIGRRYLMADTLAESIFTQARLDDSMYRRLRDVTADELGALACAHPLRGADGADDEWDFDVPLLPGDHVTDEAGTGFVHTAPSHGDDDYQIGVKYGLSMTYNVLEDGSFRPDLPFFGGTLILKPNGKEGNANTTVIDKLVEVGALLARGRLKHSYPHSWRSKAPLIFRNTPQWFAAIDREVGDGQDTYGKTIRERALTSIDQLVEWTPQTGRNRLYSMIEARPDWVLSRQRAWGVPLTCFVKKGAKPTDADFLLRDEAVNARILAAFEEEGADAWYQDGAKERFLGNDHNAEDYDQVFDILDVWFDSGSTHAFVLRDREDGSEDGIADVYLEGTDQHRGWFHSSMLQACGTKGRAPYRAVVTHAFTLDEKGMKMSKSLGNTIVPEQVVKQYGADILRLWVAQTDYVHDHRIGPEILKGVADSYRRLRNTMRFMLGSLADFTEADRVEPAEMPELERWVLHRLAELDHQVRTGYASYDFQGVFQAVFTFATTDLSALYFDIRKDALYCDGDTARRRAARTVLDILFHRLTSWLAPVLVFTMEEVWLERFPGDDSSIHLMDFPDTPGEWRDEPLAQKWAKIRTARRVVTAALEIQRQDKVIGASLEAAPVVHARDPEMLEVLKSVAFDDITITSALTLTGDPVPAEAFRLPETEGVGVVFEPAEGEKCQRCWKILPDVGRHAHPGVCGRCDEALS, from the coding sequence ATGTGCGCCGAAACGACCGATCAAAACCTCGACTACAAATCCACGCTGAACCTGCCACGAACCGAGTTTCCGATGCGCGCAGGCCTGCCCAAGCGCGAGCCTATGTGGCTGGAGAAATGGGAGAAAATCGGAATCTATGACCGTTTGCGCGAAAAACAGGGCCGCAAACCCTTCACGCTGCATGACGGCCCGCCCTATGCCAATGGCAATCTCCATATCGGCCACGCGCTGAACAAGATCCTGAAAGACATGGTCGTCCGCTCGCAGCAGATGATGGGCCATGACGCGCGCTACATCCCCGGATGGGACTGTCACGGCCTGCCGATCGAATGGAAGATCGAAGAGAAATACCGCCAGAAGGGCCAGGACAAAGACAGCGTGCCGGTCAATGAGTTCCGTCAGGAATGCCGTGACTTTGCCCAAGGTTGGGTCGACATCCAACGCGAAGAGTTCAAACGCCTTGGCGTCACCGGCAAGTGGGAAAACCCCTATCTGACGATGGATTTCCACGCCGAGCGGGTGATTGCCGAGGAATTCCAGAAGTTCCTGATGAATGGCACGCTTTATCAAGGCTCCAAGCCCGTGATGTGGTCGCCGGTCGAGAAAACCGCCCTGGCCGAGGCCGAGGTGGAGTATCACGACCACCAGAGCCACACGATCTGGGTCACCTTCCCGGTCTTGAGCGACACCCGCACCGATCCGTTGGTGATGGGCGACGGCGTGACCACCGGGCGGGTGGAACCGCTTGGCGATCTGGATGGCGCGCATGTGGTGATCTGGACCACGACACCCTGGACCATGCCGCAGAACCGGGCGATCTGTTTCGGCCCGGACATCTCTTATGGGCTTTATGAGGTGACGGGGCGGCCCGAGGAATGCTGGGCCCAAATCGGGCGGCGGTACCTGATGGCCGATACCTTGGCGGAAAGCATCTTCACCCAAGCGCGGCTCGACGACAGCATGTATCGCCGGTTGCGCGATGTGACCGCGGATGAGCTCGGCGCGCTGGCCTGTGCGCACCCGTTGCGCGGGGCCGATGGCGCCGATGATGAGTGGGATTTCGATGTCCCGCTGCTCCCCGGCGATCATGTGACCGACGAGGCTGGCACCGGGTTCGTGCATACTGCGCCCAGCCATGGCGATGACGACTATCAGATCGGTGTCAAATACGGGCTGTCGATGACCTATAACGTGCTGGAAGATGGCTCTTTCCGGCCCGATCTGCCGTTTTTCGGCGGCACGCTGATCCTCAAGCCGAATGGCAAAGAGGGGAACGCCAACACAACCGTCATCGACAAACTGGTCGAGGTTGGGGCGCTTTTGGCGCGCGGACGTCTGAAACACAGCTACCCGCATAGCTGGCGGTCGAAAGCCCCGCTGATCTTCCGCAACACGCCGCAATGGTTCGCCGCGATCGACCGCGAGGTGGGGGACGGCCAAGACACTTATGGCAAAACGATCCGTGAACGGGCACTGACCTCCATCGATCAATTGGTGGAATGGACGCCGCAAACCGGGCGGAACCGGCTCTATTCGATGATCGAAGCGCGGCCCGATTGGGTGCTCTCGCGGCAGCGCGCCTGGGGCGTGCCGCTCACCTGTTTCGTCAAGAAAGGCGCCAAGCCGACGGATGCCGACTTCCTCCTGCGCGATGAGGCGGTGAATGCCCGCATCCTCGCCGCATTCGAAGAAGAAGGTGCGGATGCCTGGTATCAGGACGGGGCGAAAGAGCGGTTCCTGGGCAATGATCACAATGCCGAGGATTACGACCAAGTCTTTGATATCCTTGATGTCTGGTTCGATTCCGGCTCCACGCATGCCTTCGTTCTGCGGGACCGCGAGGACGGGTCGGAGGATGGCATCGCCGATGTCTATCTCGAAGGCACCGATCAGCATCGCGGCTGGTTCCATTCCTCGATGCTGCAAGCTTGCGGCACCAAGGGGCGCGCACCATACCGCGCGGTGGTGACCCATGCGTTCACGCTGGATGAGAAGGGCATGAAAATGTCCAAGAGCTTGGGCAACACCATCGTGCCTGAGCAGGTTGTGAAGCAATACGGCGCTGACATCCTCCGCCTTTGGGTGGCGCAGACCGATTATGTGCATGACCATCGGATCGGGCCGGAAATCCTGAAAGGCGTCGCCGACAGCTATCGCCGCTTGCGCAACACGATGCGCTTCATGTTGGGCAGCCTCGCCGATTTCACCGAGGCCGACCGGGTGGAGCCCGCCGAGATGCCGGAGTTGGAACGGTGGGTGCTGCATCGCCTGGCCGAGCTCGATCATCAGGTGCGCACGGGCTATGCGAGTTATGATTTCCAGGGCGTGTTCCAGGCGGTTTTCACCTTTGCGACGACGGACTTGTCGGCCCTCTATTTCGACATCCGCAAAGACGCGCTTTATTGCGACGGAGACACGGCGCGGCGGCGCGCGGCGCGTACGGTGCTCGATATCCTGTTCCACCGGTTGACCAGCTGGCTCGCGCCGGTTCTGGTCTTCACGATGGAGGAGGTCTGGCTGGAGCGGTTCCCGGGCGATGACAGCTCGATCCACTTGATGGATTTCCCGGATACGCCCGGCGAATGGCGCGATGAGCCGCTGGCGCAGAAATGGGCCAAGATCCGCACCGCGCGCCGGGTTGTAACGGCGGCCTTGGAGATCCAGCGTCAGGACAAGGTGATCGGTGCCTCGCTTGAGGCCGCGCCCGTGGTCCATGCTCGTGACCCCGAGATGCTGGAGGTTCTGAAATCCGTGGCGTTTGACGACATCACGATCACCTCCGCCCTGACCCTGACCGGAGACCCGGTCCCGGCGGAGGCGTTCCGCTTGCCAGAAACCGAGGGCGTCGGCGTGGTGTTCGAACCTGCCGAGGGCGAGAAATGCCAGCGCTGCTGGAAAATCCTCCCCGATGTGGGGCGGCATGCGCATCCGGGTGTCTGCGGGCGGTGCGATGAGGCGCTAAGCTGA